From Pelagicoccus albus, the proteins below share one genomic window:
- a CDS encoding SGNH/GDSL hydrolase family protein: MRPSAYLIIIVILVLGLGFSIAGNLFLFKKAYEYHAREAAVRITPISSRFQQSNQALLAAAKTKTRLIILGESRCAMWEPYHPTNWGDLEIVNRGIGGETTPQILGRLQEDCLDLDPDIVLLQMGDNDLKTIAVLPGTQESTFEQTYQNITGMAIRLSDQGVQVALTTIFPPAPIELLRKPLWSDEVNQAIDDMNQRLLAFEYPRVTVLDCDSILRDGKYIAAEYSLDTLHLSEAGYRALNKGLETAMGQIVAAASKPEPFH; the protein is encoded by the coding sequence ATGAGGCCTTCCGCTTATCTTATAATCATCGTCATCTTGGTCTTAGGACTGGGCTTTTCCATCGCGGGAAACCTGTTCTTATTCAAAAAAGCCTACGAATACCACGCACGCGAGGCAGCGGTACGGATCACCCCGATCAGCAGTCGCTTTCAGCAAAGCAACCAAGCTCTCTTGGCGGCGGCTAAAACCAAAACGCGCCTTATCATACTTGGCGAATCCCGCTGCGCGATGTGGGAACCATACCATCCAACCAATTGGGGGGACCTGGAAATAGTGAATCGCGGCATAGGCGGCGAAACAACGCCTCAAATCCTCGGACGCCTCCAGGAAGACTGCTTGGACCTCGATCCCGATATCGTCCTGCTACAGATGGGCGACAATGACCTGAAGACCATTGCCGTACTCCCGGGCACGCAAGAATCGACCTTTGAGCAAACCTACCAAAACATTACGGGCATGGCCATACGGCTGAGCGACCAAGGGGTCCAAGTCGCTCTAACCACCATTTTTCCGCCCGCTCCTATTGAGCTACTTCGCAAACCTCTCTGGTCTGACGAAGTCAATCAGGCCATCGACGATATGAATCAGCGTCTCCTAGCCTTTGAATACCCGAGAGTCACGGTGCTAGATTGCGATTCGATTTTGAGAGACGGAAAATATATCGCCGCGGAATATTCCTTGGACACGCTTCACTTAAGCGAGGCAGGCTACAGAGCCCTAAATAAAGGATTAGAGACAGCTATGGGCCAAATCGTAGCGGCCGCCTCGAAACCAGAGCCCTTTCATTGA
- a CDS encoding fumarylacetoacetate hydrolase family protein: MNTVILADQPVAPSKVVCLGRNYVEHIAELGNSRPEQMVFFFKPNSSISADLKSSHGGEELHYEAEICFGVVGGTLAYIGFGLDLTKRKLQSALKTNGLPWERAKAFQGSAVFSEFQKFSGNTDELEVELLIDGVQTQIGSVEQMINRPEEILEEAKSFTEFEDFDILMTGTPKGVGTVSPGSVFEGVVSQRGVELTRAKWLAQ; encoded by the coding sequence GTGAACACCGTTATCCTCGCAGATCAGCCTGTCGCTCCCTCGAAAGTCGTCTGCCTCGGCAGAAATTATGTGGAGCACATTGCGGAACTTGGTAACAGCCGGCCGGAGCAGATGGTTTTTTTCTTCAAACCGAATTCATCTATTTCGGCGGATCTCAAGTCATCTCATGGGGGAGAGGAACTGCACTATGAAGCGGAGATTTGCTTCGGAGTAGTCGGTGGGACGCTCGCTTACATCGGGTTTGGTTTGGACTTAACGAAGCGAAAGCTCCAATCGGCTCTGAAGACGAATGGCTTGCCTTGGGAGCGTGCCAAGGCTTTCCAAGGGTCGGCTGTCTTCAGTGAGTTTCAGAAATTTTCGGGCAACACAGATGAGCTGGAAGTTGAGCTCTTAATCGACGGGGTGCAGACTCAGATTGGGTCGGTGGAACAAATGATAAACCGACCAGAAGAGATATTGGAGGAGGCCAAATCTTTCACTGAATTTGAGGATTTCGATATCCTGATGACCGGTACTCCGAAGGGTGTGGGGACTGTGTCGCCAGGCTCCGTCTTCGAAGGCGTGGTCAGCCAACGTGGAGTGGAGTTGACTCGAGCCAAGTGGTTGGCTCAATGA
- a CDS encoding pyridoxal-phosphate dependent enzyme, translated as MSQLPSEIKSRINYELARATRIHRSAASPDLPLWIKREDELSSGISGSKLRKYASLLPYLKKKRIRKVGIIGGPNSNNLVGLAQLLKENGIKPLAFIREAGDRSLRGNSLFLDMLLEENERVWVSRKDWECVEDIASKALLESDGETLLLKEGCSGFEGLIGALTLAEDIHRNEEENELKFHRVYIDCGTGLSAMGLILGLELLDQTKPADREIVVTLIAETEAGVRGQLDSFRNELLQTYDLELNATVQVRFRAPTISPKFGSVNQSLFEACRQIARSEGLLLDPTYSVKHYKTAIADLEDNPPAGPSLFVYNGSSLGLCGFQDKLATKS; from the coding sequence ATGAGCCAACTTCCTTCAGAGATAAAAAGCCGGATAAACTATGAACTCGCTCGAGCTACGAGAATCCATAGGTCAGCGGCCTCACCCGATTTACCACTCTGGATTAAGAGGGAGGACGAGTTGAGCTCTGGCATATCGGGAAGCAAATTGCGTAAATACGCTAGTCTCCTTCCCTACTTAAAAAAGAAACGTATTCGTAAAGTGGGCATTATTGGAGGGCCAAACTCCAATAATCTGGTTGGGCTGGCACAACTATTGAAAGAAAACGGGATCAAACCGTTGGCCTTTATTCGCGAGGCAGGCGATCGCTCGCTTCGTGGTAATAGCCTCTTCCTAGATATGCTCCTCGAAGAAAACGAAAGAGTTTGGGTTTCCCGCAAGGACTGGGAGTGCGTGGAGGATATTGCTAGTAAAGCACTCTTAGAAAGTGACGGAGAAACGTTGCTTCTAAAGGAGGGATGCAGCGGTTTTGAGGGACTAATTGGAGCCCTGACCTTGGCTGAAGACATCCACCGCAACGAGGAAGAAAACGAGCTCAAATTTCATCGTGTCTACATCGATTGCGGAACTGGACTTAGTGCCATGGGTTTGATTCTGGGACTTGAATTACTGGACCAAACAAAGCCGGCAGATCGCGAGATTGTTGTGACATTGATCGCGGAAACGGAGGCTGGGGTTCGAGGACAGCTAGACAGTTTCCGAAACGAACTCCTTCAAACCTACGACTTGGAGCTAAACGCCACGGTTCAGGTACGTTTTCGAGCTCCGACCATCTCGCCAAAGTTTGGATCCGTTAATCAAAGCCTGTTCGAAGCTTGTCGCCAAATAGCTCGATCGGAGGGCCTTCTATTAGACCCCACATATTCGGTTAAGCACTACAAAACGGCGATAGCCGATCTAGAAGATAACCCACCAGCGGGCCCTAGTCTATTCGTTTACAACGGATCTTCCTTGGGCCTATGCGGCTTCCAAGACAAGCTCGCTACGAAGAGCTAG
- a CDS encoding GSCFA domain-containing protein, with translation MRLQTKVEIPYSHLKYSHDDVFVSLGSCFAEELGSRLEARLFDCVSNPFGTLYNPVAISELATRALDKQTFAEDEFFQHQELWRHFIIHSSLASTSLSESISRANDALVLLRESLLNCDLLCLTLGSAWIYQTEGADTIVAHNHRLPLEKFTRRILKTQEIVDSISNLTERLPRAKVCLTVSPVRHLRDGLIENNRSKSTLILACHELENSSIQIDYFPSYEILLDELRDYRFYSSDLTHPNQIATDYIWERFCDTYLSPLASKLCREIESILTALHHRPHHTDTTSYAAFKAGLQKRIQSIADSGICIAPLEEIFSKLP, from the coding sequence ATGCGGTTGCAGACCAAGGTAGAAATTCCGTATTCCCACCTGAAATACAGCCACGACGACGTGTTCGTTTCTTTGGGTTCCTGTTTCGCGGAGGAGTTAGGCAGCCGACTGGAAGCACGCCTATTCGACTGTGTGTCGAACCCGTTTGGCACACTTTACAATCCCGTCGCGATCTCTGAGCTGGCAACAAGGGCACTTGATAAGCAAACCTTTGCGGAGGATGAGTTCTTCCAACATCAGGAGCTTTGGCGACATTTCATCATCCACAGCTCCTTAGCAAGTACTTCGCTTTCAGAGAGTATTTCCAGAGCTAACGACGCTCTCGTCCTCCTTCGAGAGTCCCTGCTTAACTGCGACTTGCTCTGCCTCACTTTGGGATCTGCTTGGATCTACCAAACCGAGGGAGCGGACACAATCGTTGCCCACAATCATCGGCTTCCTCTCGAAAAGTTTACTCGCCGAATCCTAAAAACCCAAGAGATCGTAGATTCCATTTCGAATTTAACGGAAAGACTCCCAAGGGCTAAAGTTTGCCTTACCGTAAGCCCGGTTCGCCATTTGAGAGATGGGTTGATCGAAAACAACCGGAGCAAGTCTACCTTGATACTGGCGTGTCACGAACTCGAGAACTCGAGCATCCAGATCGACTACTTCCCTTCTTACGAAATCCTCTTGGACGAATTGCGGGACTATCGATTCTACTCGAGCGATCTAACTCACCCGAATCAAATCGCCACTGACTATATCTGGGAACGTTTCTGCGACACTTACCTCAGCCCACTAGCTTCCAAACTCTGCCGGGAAATCGAATCGATATTGACCGCATTGCACCATCGTCCCCACCACACGGATACAACTAGCTACGCAGCCTTCAAAGCTGGACTTCAAAAACGTATCCAATCGATCGCCGATTCAGGAATTTGCATAGCTCCTCTGGAAGAAATATTCTCAAAACTCCCATGA